TGCGATATTCGAGTAAAAAGAATTATCCTCCGCTTACAGGTGGGATAAACGCGACGGTATCTCCGGCTTTTATAATATCTTCGTCTGTTGCGAATTCTTCGTTAATAGCTACCATAACTTTATCCAACGATTGTAAATGATAATTACCTTTCAGCCATTCTTTTAATTGATGAACATTCATCTCTTGTTTTTCTATTATTACTAATTGATCTGAGCCGACTTCTTCTCGCAAATTTGTAAACAGTAAAATTGTAATCATCTTCTCATTCTTCCTTCTTTGGTTTTCCTTCTGGATACGGAGTATTTTCAAGCTGATCTCCAATCCAAATCGTTCCATCTTCCCAAAATTCTTTTTTCCAAATTGGAACGATTTGCTTTATGCGTTCAATTGCGTATTCATTCGCTTCATAAGCTACTTTACGATGCGGTGACGATACTGCAATTACAACTGCAATATCCATTATTTCTAGTCGTCCTACCCTGTGTGTGATTGCTATTTTTGCATCCGGCCATTTTTTCTTAATTTCTTTTCCAATTTGAGTAAGCATTTTTACTGCCATCGGTTTATATGCTTCATACTCTAAATGTAACGTTCTTTTTCCTTTTGTTAATTCTCTTACTGTTCCAATAAAAGTTGTAATCGCACCTGCTTCTCTTCTTACTATCTTATTCGTTACTTCCTCGACTAAAATCGGAGTATCTACGATTTCAAATAGTACTTGTCCCATCAGAACCCCTCGCTTTATAAAATGGAATAATATCGCTCCAAGGCCATTCACTACCTTCGTTATCTTCTAATAAGAGAACATCTACAAACATCTCTTTTTTATATCCTCTCGTACCGCCTGGTAGTACGATAAAAGCGTTTGATTCTACTAATGAAGAAACTGAACTAGATTTATCAAATCCTGATGGATAGACGATTAGTTGTCCTTCGTTATATTTAAGCTTCGCTCGTACAAATCTTGTAAATGGATTAGGTTTTAGAAAATCTTCTCCTAATAATGCTTTTTCTCGTTTTAAATGTGCTTTTTCACTAAACATATAAGTACGAATGCTAGGTTTTACAAATAATTCAAAGCCTACATAACAAGCAGAAGGATTACCTGATAATCCAAATAATAGTTTTTTATTTAATTGTGCTACAGTTGTGACGCTGCCTGGCCGCATTGCAACTTTGTCGAAAAGAACCGATGCCCCTAATTTTTCGTATATAGCTGGCAAATAATCGTAATCTCCTACTGAAACACCACCGGTTGTAATTAACATATCAACTTGGCTTAACGCTTCTTTTACAACTGTAAAGCACGTATTCAAATCGTCACTAAACTTCCCAAAGTACTTTACTCTTCCACCCGCTCTTCGAATTTGGGACAATATCATATACGTATTACTATTCCGAATTTTCCCAGGTTGTAGTGATTCATTGACATCAAGAAGCTCACTCCCAGTCGCTAGCACTCCAATTACAGGCTTTTTGGCAACTGGCACTTCGCTGTAACCGAATGTAGCAAGGAGAGCTGAAATACCCGGATTAATATAACAACCTCTCTTCGCAAGAATCTTCCCTTTACATGCATCTTCACCTTGAAAAGAAATATTGTCCCCTTTTTTGAATGGGCGTTTCACTTCCATATAGTTTTTTCCAGCATCTTCATATTGACGAATCAGTTCTAGCATTATAACTGCGTTACATCCTTTCGGAATTTGCGCCCCAGTCATAATTCGAACTGCTTGAAATGCTCCTACCTCTTGAGGAAATACGGAACCTGCTCCAATTTCGCCAATTACTTCAAATAAAGTTGGATTCTCATAACTTGCCGAGGCAGTATCTTCTGCCCTAATAGCAAACCCATCATATGGTGAGCGATCGAAGGAAGGAACATCGTGATCAGCTACTAAATCCTCTGCTAATGTACGTCCGTAAGCTAATTCAAGTGGCAGTAGTTCTTTTAGACCACGATTGGCAAATTCCATTACTTTACGGACGGCCTCTTCAACGGCAATCGGCACTCTTCTTTCCATCATTACCACCCCTTTCTATTATCCTAATAAACGATAGTATATTTGTTTCGCTTTTTGAATTTTATTTGTCCCGTGAATAAATACACGACCATCTTGAAAAATGACCATGCGATAATCATCTAGTTGGCAAGATAGCAAATACGGGTTTCGATCTACTTTCCCGTGTTTTTTTAGCATTTTTTCTAAATCGTCAAAGTTGTACTGACTATTATGCGCCGTTCTAATTTGAACTGTATTTCTTCCGCATAAAACAACTGTCTTCGTTTGATTTTCATAAGATAAATAAGGATAAGTTCTATGTGTTCCGCACGAAGGACAATTGTCCGTTTTTATTTTTCCTAGTTTGATAGAATGATGATGATTACTCCATATATCAAACATTAAAAAAGTTTTTCTAATTGCTGAGAAATCTTCCACTAAAATTTTGAACGCTTCTGCCACTTGATATGCTGCGACCATTTGGACAGCTGGGCTAATAATTCCAACTGTGTCACACGTTGCTCCTGTAACGGGAACACTTTTAAGTACACAATGTAAACACGGTGTTTTCTTCGGAATAATGGTATAGCTCATGCCATATCCTCCGACACAAGAACCATAAATCCAAGGAATATCATATTTTTGTGATAGATCATTGATCACAAATCGAATATCAAAATTATCTGCTGCATCAATCATTACATCGACAGCGTCTAATAAAGCTTCCATATTTTCTACTCTGGCATCCATCACGAGAGCATGAATTTGTACTTCTGAATTGATTTGTTTTAGACGATTCTGTGCTGCGATTGCTTTTGGTAACTGTTCTATGGCATCTTGTTCAGCGTAAAGTTGTTGCCGCTGTAAATTACTCCATTCTACATAATCACGATCAATAATCGTTAATTTTCCGATACCTGCACGTACAAACGCTTCTGCACTTGCACTTCCTAGTGCACCTGCCCCTACTATCAACACATGCTTATTTCTAATCTTCTCTTGTCCTTTACTTCCAATAGGAGTGAACAACTGTTGACGTGAATACCGCTCTATCATTAGATAGCCTTCCTTTCATGTACATACTCATCATTTAATTAAAAAATATGCTTTATATTCGATCATTTTTTCAATACATCTTTCTCGATAGCACTTTGTTTCTGGTAACAAGAAAAATACGCAAACCCAACAAATCCAGCTCCACCAATTACATTTCCGATAAAGACAGGAACAAAGTTTTTCGCAAGATCCATCCACGTAAGATGACCAGCAAAAATAACTGCTGAAATGACAAACATATTTGCTACTACTTGCTGAAATCCAATTACTACAAATGCCATAATAGGAATCCAAATTCCAACAATCTTCCCAATCAAATCGTTCGTTCCATAAGCCAACCAAATTGCAAGACAAACGAGCCAGTTACAACCGATTGCTAAAATTAAAGTTCTCCCAAACGATTCATGTAACTTATCTTGAGCTATCGCTATCGTTTTATTTAAGTATGCCCCCTCTGTTAGCCCACCAAGGTGACCGAAACAATAAGCTACGAAAAGTGCACCCGCAAAGTTAGTTAAAGTAATCCAAACCCAATTATTTAACACATTTTTCAATGAAATTTTCCGTGCATACAGTGCCATGGACAGTGACATCATGTTTCCCGTAATTAATTCTCCTCCTGCTAAGACAACGAGCATAAGTCCTATAGGAAAAACCGCTCCTCCTATAAAATTCACTAAACTTCCCCATTGCTGAGGTACATTACCTAGAACGCGAATATTAAGCAAAAATCCTAACGAGATGAATGCCCCTCCTAAAAAGCCGAGAATAAGCATTACGGATAGCGATTGCCTTACCTTTTGAACACCGGATTCAATCACAAGCTCAGCGATTTGTTCCGGTTTATGAAATGCCATAACCAATTCCTCCATTTTTCCAATTAAAAAAGCAGCTTCAAAAAACCTTAACAAAGTAAGGATTTTTGAATGCTGCTTAATCTCCCTGCATGTCTCTTACAGAGATATCAATCATCATTTTTACTATAAAATAGAAAATCTGCAAAACTTGCACACTTTCCACTTCGCGCTATTTGCTGTAACAAAAAAGAATCTACAAACAGCCTTCTTTCATAGTGATTTCTCAACCACCAATATGCGACATTTCAATTTTTGGCAATGTTTTTTTATTTGTATTGCTTAGCCGTTCATCTGAATAGCGATCTGAACGATTATTCCAAATATCACGAATAGCATCGGTAATCTCCTCATCAGTATACCCAGAACGAAGTAATTCTCTAAGATCATTTCCTTTAGAAGCAAACAAACAAGTATATAATTTTCCTTCTGCGGAAATACGAGCTCTTGTACATGATGAACAGAAAGAATTTGTTACAGATGAAATAATTCCTATTTCCTCATCACTACCAATATAACGATAGCGAGTAGCAACTTCACCAGGATAGTTTGCTTCAATTCGTTCCAGCGGCATAACTTTATGAATCATCTCTAATATCTCTTGTTTAGAGACTACCTCTCCTAATTCCCAGCCGTTAAAATTACCGACATCCATATATTCAATAAACCGAAGAATGTGCTTATTCTCTTTAAAGTATTGCGCCATCTGAACGATGTCCTGTTCATTTTTTCCTTTTTGAACAACCATGTTCATTTTAATTTTCATCCCGACTTCCGCTGCAGCCTGTATTCCTCCAAGAACCGTTTTCACTTTACTTCTATTCCCATTTAAATAAGCAAAACGTTCTTCGTCCAAAGAATCCAAACTAACTGTCACACGTGATAAACCCGCCTTATATAAATCAGGAGCAAATTTCTTAAGTAAAGATCCATTTGTAGTCAAACCGATATCCTCTACTCCATCAATTTTGTTAAGTCGCTGGATTAGTTCAGGAAGATTTTTCCGAAGTAAAGGCTCTCCCCCAGTAATACGCAACTTTCTTACACCTAAAGAAACGAAAATACGTGTCATCCTTTCAATTTCATCAAAAGATAAAATTTTATCATTAGACAAAAAAGAATAATCCGGACCAAATATTTCCTCCGGCATACAATATCGACAGCGAAAATTACAGCGATCGGTAACAGAAATACGTAAATCCTTTAAAGGACGGTGCAATTTGTCTAATGTGACAGATTTCATGTTTGTTGCCTCGCTTTTACATATTTTATAATTCCGTACAAGTTTTATTCTCTAGCCAGTTTGCATTTATTTCATATTTACAACCCGCTCTGAATGAGTATATACATTTAAAGATTGATTACGAATAAAACCTATTGTCGTAATTCCTAACTGTTCTGCTAGCTCTAGTGCTAATTCAGTGGGAGCGGATTTTGACAATATTACTTCACAGCCAATTTTCGCAACTTTTAACAAGATTTCAGAAGATATACGGCCACTAAAAACAATAATTTTATCACCAATAGAAATATTATTTTTTAAACAATGGCCATAAATTTTATCTAAAGCATTATGTCTTCCTATATCCATTCGGCTTAAAATAATCCCATTCACATCGCATAAAGCTGCATTATGAACCCCGCCTGTATACTGAAAAGTAGTCGCAGATTGCTGCATATCATTCATTAATCGAAAACAATCCTGCGCAGAGATCTTTACGCGAATATCATTCATCTTCTTCGCAGTCAGCGCATCGTTTGCGAAAACAAATCCTTGTCTACTCATTCCACAGCATGAAGTAATATAACGCTTATTTTGGATGTCACGATAATAAGGATTAATTTTTGTCGTTTTTACATGTACATATCCTTCTTTATCCTGTACCCATATTTCATCAATGTCTTCATACTTTCGGATAATACCTTCAGATGCTAAAAAGCCTATTACCATATCTTCAATATACTCTGGAGTACTAACCATTGTAACAAATTCCTGTCCGTTCATTTTAACCGTAACTGGAAACTCTGTTACAATGCTGTCCTCTATATGCTTAAATTCCCCTTGCTCATACCGGAAGATTTCCCGTTCCACCTGTATCGATTTCACGATCAATATCCTTCTCTCACGTTATATTTTTATCAAAGACAAATACTGAAACTGCAATATCTTCGTCTACTTTCATATCCGAAAACAGATGAACTAATTTTGCCCCAACAAGGTTCTCCAAATGTTCACGAGAATTAACAGCATAAACTTCCTGAATCATTTTCGTTCTAGCCATATGAACCATTTCCGCGCCATCCAAAGTTCCCGAAATGAATTTCTCAGTAGGTGTCAAATTCCCATAAAGTGTGGCAATAGCCATATTCTCAGCAAATACAGTATGAATTCGTTCCGGCCCTTTTCCGAACAAATCTTTTCGAAGCTTTCGTATCATATCGTTAAATTCATGTACCATTTTTGACATACTTGCATTCCTCCCCAGTTAATCAATAATAAAGTGAAACTTTAATCAGCGGGGGTTTTCTTCATCCCCCACTGATTATTAGCCCACACCAATCGGGATTTTATGGGCAGTTAATCTCCCGCCTAACCTCTTTGCCTCCAATGAGTTTTGAGGCGGGAGTCTTACTGCCCTCAAATAGCGGGATAATTTTCCGAATACTACTTTATCATAAACATTGTAACAAACTGACCTTTTCGTCTGAATTATTCACTCAAATAATTAGACGCAAAAACTCATCTTTTGGAATTATTTCAAACATGCATACAACATATGAAATAATATTATTGTTGTTTACCTATTCGTCTTTTAACCCTTTACCCATGCCTTTTAAGAAATGAAGTCCGAATCCGATAGCACGATTAATATCTGGATCCTTAAGTACTTTCATAAGGTCCAGTATTCCTACTTTTTTATTACTTTGCAGATGCTGGTTTCCTTCATCCATACCCGTTAATACACTACTTACAAGTTTTTTAGTAAGCTCCGGATTAAGTTCTGTTAAAGCTCCTGCAGCGCCCATCATATTATTAATTAAATTTGTAACTGGTTCACGAGTAACTTGTCCTAGAACAATTTTTGCGATTGGTTCTTTCGCTTTAAGCATAGAATTTGCTGCTTCTAGCACTCCAATGTCATTCAGTTCACCTACAATATTAAACATTTGATTTAAAGCTTCTTCATTATTAGCTAAGAGTAGCTTTAAATCTTCTAGCTTTTGTTGTTTTTGTTCTTCCTCAGTTAGCTCCTGCTTTTGGATCGCTTTAATAGGTGCTGCCATATTCTTTTCTCCTCCCTAGTTATCCGTTAAGTGTACGTATCCTGGACGAGCCCACTTGCGATTTACCTCAATCCCATTTTGAGGGTGACGCTTTTTATTACGAGGATTCGCTTTTGGCATCGGATTTTCACCTTCTACTTGTAACACTTCCATACGAACTTTCGTTTGTTTATATGCAGGCGTATTCGTACGTTGATCGACCGCAGGACCCGTTAGGAAATTAATCGCTGATTCTTTATCAGTCGAGTTCATCGGTAAATAAAGCTCATTTGCTTTTACACGATCCGTTACAAGTGCACGTAATTTAAGTGCTCCAAAAGGAGAAACAAGGCGTACTAACGAACCAGTTTTGACTCCACGTTCCCCTGCAAGTTCTGGAGAAACTTCAACGAAAACAACAGGCACTTTAGCTTGAATACCATTTGATTTATTTGTCATGTTACCTTCATGAAAATGTTCAAGCATACGACCATTATTAATATGAAGATCGTATTCCGCTGGGAATTCAGCAGGGCGTACCCAGTCAGCTATCGCGAAACGAGCTTTTTTGTCTGGGAAGTTAAATCCATCTTGGAAAAGAAGCGGTGTATTCGTTCCTTCAAAACTTCCCCAATGGAAACTGTTCCAGCCTTCAAGCACTTCATAGTTTGCTTTTGCGAAAAGTGGCGATAAACTTGCCATTTCAGCAAAGATTTCACTTGGATGGCTATAATTCCAGTTTGCGCCTAATTTATTTGCAATCGCTTGTACGATCCACCAGTCTGGTTTCGCATCTTCCAGCGTAGGAAGTACTTGATATAGTCTTTGTACACGACGCTCTGTATTTGTAAAAGTACCTTCTTTTTCAAGAGATGGCGCTACTGGTAATACTACATCGGCATATTGAGCAGTTTTAGAAAGGAAAACATCTTGAACGACAAAGAAATCCAGACTTGATAAAACTTCATGTACATGATTTGCGTTAGAGTCTACAAGGGCCATATCCTCGCCAACAAGATACATAGCTTTCATTTTCCCTTCTTCAATTGCGTGAAGCATTTGAATGTTGTTGAGACCTGGTTTGTTATCAATTTTCACCCCGTAAGCTATTTCAAATTTTGCACGTTCTATATCGTCGGTAACGTGCTGATACCCTGGAAGCCATCCTGGGAGAGTTCCCATATCACAAGCACCTTGTACATTGTTATGACCTCGAAGCGGATACGCACCAGCACCTGGACGACGATAATTTCCTGTTGCAAGAAGTAAGTTTGAAATCGCAGCCGAAGTATCTGAACCACCCGTATTTTGAGTTACACCCATTCCCCAAAGAATACAAGTACCGTCTGCATCACGAATCATTTCTGCCATTTGAACGAGAGTTTCTTTTGAAATGCCTGTAATCTTCTCTGCATATTCAAGTGTATATTCTGCCAGACTATCTTTGAAATCTTCAAAGAAGTTTACATTCTCATCGATAAACTGTTGATCATGCCAGCCTTGATCAATCATATATTTGGTAACAGCCATTAACCACACTTGGTCTGTTCCTTGCTTTGGACTAATAAAGATATTTGAACGCTCTGCCATTTCGGTTTTACGCAGATCGGCAACAATTAGTTTTTGACCGTGAAGTTTATGCGCACGTTTCACACGAGTAGCTAACACTGGATGACCTTCTGTTGGATTTGAGCCCACGATAATAACAAGGCCTGCTTGTGCAATATCTTTAATTGTTCCTGCATCTCCGCCCATACCAATTGTACGGAACAATCCATCTGTTGCTGGTGATTGACAATAACGAGAGCAGTTATCAACGTTGTTCGTTTCGAACACTTGTCGAGCTAATTTTTGAATAACATAATTGTCTTCGTTCGTAATTTTAGAAGAAGAGATAAAACCTACAGAACCTTTACCATATTGTTGTTTAATGGAGCCTAATTTATTTGCAACTAAATCCAGTGCTTCTTCCCAAGTTGATTCAACAAATGTTCCACTTTTACGAATTAAAGGCTTAGTGAGGCGTTCTTCAGAATTTACGAAATCCCAACCAAATTTTCCTTTTACACAAGTAGAAATTGCGTTAACCGGCGCCTCAGAAGTTGGTTGTACTTTAAGAATTTTACGTCCTTTCGTCCACACTTCAAATGAGCACCCTACACCACAGAACGTACATACCGTTTTCGTTTTCTTCGTACGAGTTTCGCGCATCGCAGCTTCTACTTCTGACACAGCGAAAATACCGCTGTACCCGGGTTCAACTTCTTTTATAAGATCAACCATAGGCTCAAGAATGTCCGGCTTCAGCCCAGTCATAAATCCAGCTTCACCAAGCATAGATTTCTCCATTAAAGCATTACAAGGACAAATCGTTACACATTGACCGCAGCTTACACATGAAGAATCGTTAATAGCCGCTCCGTCGTCCCAAATAACACGAGGGCGCTCTGCCTCCCAATCAATAGATAACGTTTCGTTTACTTGCAAGTTTTGACAAACCTCTACACATTGACCGCATGCAATACATTGATTCGGGTCATAGCGATAAAATGGATGAGACATGTCAACCTCACTCACATCTACTTTTGGCTTGTAAGGATATTTTTGATGCTCAATTTCCATTAATTCTGCCGTATTATGCAATTTACAGTTCCCATTATTGTTGTCACAGACCGTACAGTAAAGTAAATGGTTTTCCAATAAGCGGTCCATCGCCTCTGTTTGTGCTGCCTTGGCACTAATAGAGGACAACTCAATATTCATACCGTTCGTCGCTACTGTCGAGCAGGATCGCACAAGTTTTCCATCAACTTCTACAATACAAGTATCACATGTTTGAATAGGATCCACTTCAGGCACATAACAGATTTGTGGATGTTCAATCTCATTCTGATTAATGATGCCTAAGATAGTTGAACCCGGCTTAGCACTATATTCTTTGCCGTCGATTGTAATATGAACCATGCTGTCGTTCATGGTCTTTCCCCCTTTTTAAGAATAAAAAAACTCCACCACGAAAATATACGTACCGAATTAATAGGTACGCTATCATCATGGTGGAGTAGTTTATTAGCACATCTTGCTAAAATACCAGTCCATTTATTCATAAATAAAATGATAGATTCATAACAGGTCATATCACGATTCCATCTTTACCACTATAATTATATCGTTTAATACAAAAATACACAATATAAAAATTACAAAAAAGGGCACAGCACTGATGAAGTGACCTTTTTGGATATATTTGCTTAATCACGCAGCTATGCATTGACAGGCATACTTGCACCGTATGCTGCTGAACCTTTGGTTCATTAACTTTGCAGCCTCCATCCGTTTCAACATAGAAGTAAGTGTTCCTCTATACCTAGATTCAGTAAATCTCCTTCAAAACGCTCCAGATATGAGAAATTCACTCAAACCGTTCTATGGTCAAAGGGTAGCAACACAATATAGTGATTTGATAAAAGATCACTTAGTAATAGCTTAGAACCTTGTAAAAGCAGCAAAGGCTGGCAACCAAAATCAACTTTTCCTACTCTGTTCATTCCACTCATTCTCCTTATACAAAAAATTTTATTATTTATATACTTTAATTATAAAGATAATTACTACTGTTATTTATCCAACCTAACAAAAGCATTTCCCCTACTTACATGTATGACTTTAAACTTCAATAAACTCACTTTCCTGTATACCACGGGTTTAAGTGTATGAGTACTTCATCTACTTCTGGATCATGTTTCATAATAGCCGTTTTTATCTCTCTACAAATATCGTGTCCTTGTTGGATACTTAAATAGGCCGGAACACTAATCCTAACATCAATCAAAATATAGTGGCCATGTTCACGAGCACGCATTCTATCAATCCTTTGCACCAATGGATGTGCCTGAATTATTTTCTTATATTCACTACATTTCTCAGTAGGTAGACCACCTTCCATTAATATATATACAGCTTCTTTCCCCATACTAATTGCAAGCTTTAAAACAAAAAAGGAAACAATTATACCAGCTAACGGATCACCATAAGCTGCATATGGGATTGGAAATATATTGTTTAACAAAGCAATTCCAATTCCAATAACAGCAGCAATTGAAGCATAAACATCAGCAAGATGGTCATAAGCAGTTGCGATAAGACCTTTACTATTTGCTTTTTGACCAATCCGTATTGTATATACATATAAGATTTGTTTCCAAACTAAAGAAACAATAGCCGCTATAAAAGCAATCATATGAGGCTCAGTCGCTGGATGGAATAATGCTTTTATTGATTCGTATGCCATAAATAAAGCTGCTAGAGTTAAAATAATAGCTACAATTCCTGAGGAAATGACTTCTGCTTTACCATGGCCATAGGGATGATCCTCATCAGCTGGTTGGTTTGAAATTTTCATTGACCCCAATGATGCTACCGATGCTACAACATCAGCAGCATTATGAATTCCATCAGCTAATAATACCTGACTTTTAAAAAGTAAACCTACTATAATTTTGATAAAAGTTAAAAATATATTGCTAATTACACTAATCCACGCTGCCAATAAAGAAGATTTCCGGTTTCCATTCATACTTATCCTCACCTTACCTTCACT
The DNA window shown above is from Bacillus clarus and carries:
- the moaD gene encoding molybdopterin converting factor subunit 1, yielding MITILLFTNLREEVGSDQLVIIEKQEMNVHQLKEWLKGNYHLQSLDKVMVAINEEFATDEDIIKAGDTVAFIPPVSGG
- a CDS encoding molybdenum cofactor biosynthesis protein MoaE, producing MGQVLFEIVDTPILVEEVTNKIVRREAGAITTFIGTVRELTKGKRTLHLEYEAYKPMAVKMLTQIGKEIKKKWPDAKIAITHRVGRLEIMDIAVVIAVSSPHRKVAYEANEYAIERIKQIVPIWKKEFWEDGTIWIGDQLENTPYPEGKPKKEE
- the glp gene encoding gephyrin-like molybdotransferase Glp encodes the protein MERRVPIAVEEAVRKVMEFANRGLKELLPLELAYGRTLAEDLVADHDVPSFDRSPYDGFAIRAEDTASASYENPTLFEVIGEIGAGSVFPQEVGAFQAVRIMTGAQIPKGCNAVIMLELIRQYEDAGKNYMEVKRPFKKGDNISFQGEDACKGKILAKRGCYINPGISALLATFGYSEVPVAKKPVIGVLATGSELLDVNESLQPGKIRNSNTYMILSQIRRAGGRVKYFGKFSDDLNTCFTVVKEALSQVDMLITTGGVSVGDYDYLPAIYEKLGASVLFDKVAMRPGSVTTVAQLNKKLLFGLSGNPSACYVGFELFVKPSIRTYMFSEKAHLKREKALLGEDFLKPNPFTRFVRAKLKYNEGQLIVYPSGFDKSSSVSSLVESNAFIVLPGGTRGYKKEMFVDVLLLEDNEGSEWPWSDIIPFYKARGSDGTSTI
- a CDS encoding molybdopterin-synthase adenylyltransferase MoeB, coding for MIERYSRQQLFTPIGSKGQEKIRNKHVLIVGAGALGSASAEAFVRAGIGKLTIIDRDYVEWSNLQRQQLYAEQDAIEQLPKAIAAQNRLKQINSEVQIHALVMDARVENMEALLDAVDVMIDAADNFDIRFVINDLSQKYDIPWIYGSCVGGYGMSYTIIPKKTPCLHCVLKSVPVTGATCDTVGIISPAVQMVAAYQVAEAFKILVEDFSAIRKTFLMFDIWSNHHHSIKLGKIKTDNCPSCGTHRTYPYLSYENQTKTVVLCGRNTVQIRTAHNSQYNFDDLEKMLKKHGKVDRNPYLLSCQLDDYRMVIFQDGRVFIHGTNKIQKAKQIYYRLLG
- a CDS encoding formate/nitrite transporter family protein, with the translated sequence MAFHKPEQIAELVIESGVQKVRQSLSVMLILGFLGGAFISLGFLLNIRVLGNVPQQWGSLVNFIGGAVFPIGLMLVVLAGGELITGNMMSLSMALYARKISLKNVLNNWVWITLTNFAGALFVAYCFGHLGGLTEGAYLNKTIAIAQDKLHESFGRTLILAIGCNWLVCLAIWLAYGTNDLIGKIVGIWIPIMAFVVIGFQQVVANMFVISAVIFAGHLTWMDLAKNFVPVFIGNVIGGAGFVGFAYFSCYQKQSAIEKDVLKK
- the moaA gene encoding GTP 3',8-cyclase MoaA, with translation MKSVTLDKLHRPLKDLRISVTDRCNFRCRYCMPEEIFGPDYSFLSNDKILSFDEIERMTRIFVSLGVRKLRITGGEPLLRKNLPELIQRLNKIDGVEDIGLTTNGSLLKKFAPDLYKAGLSRVTVSLDSLDEERFAYLNGNRSKVKTVLGGIQAAAEVGMKIKMNMVVQKGKNEQDIVQMAQYFKENKHILRFIEYMDVGNFNGWELGEVVSKQEILEMIHKVMPLERIEANYPGEVATRYRYIGSDEEIGIISSVTNSFCSSCTRARISAEGKLYTCLFASKGNDLRELLRSGYTDEEITDAIRDIWNNRSDRYSDERLSNTNKKTLPKIEMSHIGG
- the fdhD gene encoding formate dehydrogenase accessory sulfurtransferase FdhD, which encodes MKSIQVEREIFRYEQGEFKHIEDSIVTEFPVTVKMNGQEFVTMVSTPEYIEDMVIGFLASEGIIRKYEDIDEIWVQDKEGYVHVKTTKINPYYRDIQNKRYITSCCGMSRQGFVFANDALTAKKMNDIRVKISAQDCFRLMNDMQQSATTFQYTGGVHNAALCDVNGIILSRMDIGRHNALDKIYGHCLKNNISIGDKIIVFSGRISSEILLKVAKIGCEVILSKSAPTELALELAEQLGITTIGFIRNQSLNVYTHSERVVNMK
- a CDS encoding DUF2294 domain-containing protein yields the protein MSKMVHEFNDMIRKLRKDLFGKGPERIHTVFAENMAIATLYGNLTPTEKFISGTLDGAEMVHMARTKMIQEVYAVNSREHLENLVGAKLVHLFSDMKVDEDIAVSVFVFDKNIT
- a CDS encoding DUF1641 domain-containing protein, with translation MAAPIKAIQKQELTEEEQKQQKLEDLKLLLANNEEALNQMFNIVGELNDIGVLEAANSMLKAKEPIAKIVLGQVTREPVTNLINNMMGAAGALTELNPELTKKLVSSVLTGMDEGNQHLQSNKKVGILDLMKVLKDPDINRAIGFGLHFLKGMGKGLKDE
- the fdhF gene encoding formate dehydrogenase subunit alpha, whose translation is MNDSMVHITIDGKEYSAKPGSTILGIINQNEIEHPQICYVPEVDPIQTCDTCIVEVDGKLVRSCSTVATNGMNIELSSISAKAAQTEAMDRLLENHLLYCTVCDNNNGNCKLHNTAELMEIEHQKYPYKPKVDVSEVDMSHPFYRYDPNQCIACGQCVEVCQNLQVNETLSIDWEAERPRVIWDDGAAINDSSCVSCGQCVTICPCNALMEKSMLGEAGFMTGLKPDILEPMVDLIKEVEPGYSGIFAVSEVEAAMRETRTKKTKTVCTFCGVGCSFEVWTKGRKILKVQPTSEAPVNAISTCVKGKFGWDFVNSEERLTKPLIRKSGTFVESTWEEALDLVANKLGSIKQQYGKGSVGFISSSKITNEDNYVIQKLARQVFETNNVDNCSRYCQSPATDGLFRTIGMGGDAGTIKDIAQAGLVIIVGSNPTEGHPVLATRVKRAHKLHGQKLIVADLRKTEMAERSNIFISPKQGTDQVWLMAVTKYMIDQGWHDQQFIDENVNFFEDFKDSLAEYTLEYAEKITGISKETLVQMAEMIRDADGTCILWGMGVTQNTGGSDTSAAISNLLLATGNYRRPGAGAYPLRGHNNVQGACDMGTLPGWLPGYQHVTDDIERAKFEIAYGVKIDNKPGLNNIQMLHAIEEGKMKAMYLVGEDMALVDSNANHVHEVLSSLDFFVVQDVFLSKTAQYADVVLPVAPSLEKEGTFTNTERRVQRLYQVLPTLEDAKPDWWIVQAIANKLGANWNYSHPSEIFAEMASLSPLFAKANYEVLEGWNSFHWGSFEGTNTPLLFQDGFNFPDKKARFAIADWVRPAEFPAEYDLHINNGRMLEHFHEGNMTNKSNGIQAKVPVVFVEVSPELAGERGVKTGSLVRLVSPFGALKLRALVTDRVKANELYLPMNSTDKESAINFLTGPAVDQRTNTPAYKQTKVRMEVLQVEGENPMPKANPRNKKRHPQNGIEVNRKWARPGYVHLTDN
- a CDS encoding cation diffusion facilitator family transporter, yielding MNGNRKSSLLAAWISVISNIFLTFIKIIVGLLFKSQVLLADGIHNAADVVASVASLGSMKISNQPADEDHPYGHGKAEVISSGIVAIILTLAALFMAYESIKALFHPATEPHMIAFIAAIVSLVWKQILYVYTIRIGQKANSKGLIATAYDHLADVYASIAAVIGIGIALLNNIFPIPYAAYGDPLAGIIVSFFVLKLAISMGKEAVYILMEGGLPTEKCSEYKKIIQAHPLVQRIDRMRAREHGHYILIDVRISVPAYLSIQQGHDICREIKTAIMKHDPEVDEVLIHLNPWYTGK